The DNA window AATACTTGCGAGGGGAATCCCGTTAGAGGAAATTGCCTTTATCCATGACGCTAACACAGATGTGCGGAAGAAAGAGTTGTTTTCCAAAGTCCGGCGAGGAGCTGTCCGTATCCTTATGGGCAGTACGTTTAAGATGGGAGCCGGAACGAATGTACAGGATCTGATCATCGCCAGTCATGATCTGGACTGTCCGTGGCGGCCCCGTGATGTAGGACGGATTTTGCGGACATTCAAAATAAAAAAGAATGTGGAGGTAACAGACAATGGCAAAATCATTATTTGAGGAACTGGGCGGCAAATACGAAAGGCAAGGGGATTATTTGATACCGTGCTTAACTGTACCCGCCGAAGAAGAACAGGCAATAGGCATCTGGGGGCAACGGCATTTAGATTATCTAAAACAGTACCGTAAAGTTACATACACCAATCTTCTTACAAGCGGCAGGCTAAACGCCTACCTTGCCGACATCAACAGACAGGCACAGGAACGCTTTGAAAGGCTCATAGAGGGTATGAAACAGGCACAGGGCATAACGGAACAGCTAAAGGCAGAAAACGCCTTAGAATGGACAGGATGCCTCAATAACATAAGGGCTTGTGCGAGGGAGATTGTGGAAAAGGAAATTATTTTTGCATAAACAGATGATTAGTGGCAGGGGGAAATCCTGCCGCTTTTTCTGCTTTAGTTTGTCAGCTTGACAAATAAAGGGTTAAGGAATATAATTAGATTCAGTATTATACAAGGAGTTAATAAATATGCGGCAAGGTATTCTTAAATAAACTGTCAATTTGATAGTGGGAACAAAAAGTAGCAGTCCCGTTTCACTTTTAATATGGGGCTTAGTTTTTTGTACCCAGTTTAAGAATACTTTTATCATGTAATTTTATATGCCCGAAAACATATAAGTGTTTTGGGGCTATTGGAGTTATTTACCCAGTGATAGGAGTATTTATCACTGGGTATTTTTATGCCCTTTTTTGGGTGTTGATAGGAGGAAAATCACATGAAAATAATTAACTTAGGCATTCTGGCTCACGTTGACGCAGGAAAGACAACATTAACGGAAAGTTTATTGTATACCAGTGGTGCAATTGCAGAACTAGGGAGCGTAGATGAAGGCACAACAAGGACAGATACAATGAATTTGGAGCGTCAAAGGGGAATCACTATCCAGACAGCAGTGACATCTTTTCAGTGGGAGGATGTAAAAGTCAACATTATAGATACGCCAGGCCATATGGATTTTTTGGCGGAAGTATACCGTTCTTTATCCGTATTA is part of the Lachnospiraceae bacterium KGMB03038 genome and encodes:
- a CDS encoding TnpV protein gives rise to the protein MAKSLFEELGGKYERQGDYLIPCLTVPAEEEQAIGIWGQRHLDYLKQYRKVTYTNLLTSGRLNAYLADINRQAQERFERLIEGMKQAQGITEQLKAENALEWTGCLNNIRACAREIVEKEIIFA